The Nostoc cf. commune SO-36 genomic sequence AGCAACCTTTGCCCATCAAGATGCAGATATGGCTTTTCAACGGTTGCATTCCACAACCACAATGGCAGCACAAACAGCTTTAACGGCTGGGGCACATCGGCTGATTATGAGTCATTTTAGTCCCCGCTATGCTCCCGGCAATACCTTGGAGTTGAAGGATCTCCTCAAGGAAGCCCGGGCAATTTTTCCGCGTACTGATATGGCTTTTGACTTCATGATTTATGACGTACCTAGAAGACGGGAAGTAGAGTTAAGTAAGGTAGGCGTTTAAATTTTAAATTTCACGGAAAGTCTGATCGGAGGTTTCTAATGCTCGCGTAGCTATGCGGTTGGCATTTGCGTTAGCATCTCCAAAGAAGAACAGAAGACTTTACGCGGCGCTGTCCGATCAGAACTTTCCAAAAGAGATTTTTAATTTTACCCTTCTAATCTAAAATCTAAAATTAATTAAGCTTTATCTTAGAGTTCACTAATCCAAATTATAGCGTCTAGCAAATAGACAGCAGTTTAGTTTCACGAGTAAGTCAACTCGCTAACCAATAATTTACGGTTAACTAAGTGTATCAAGAATGTACAAGTATTATGATTTAAATAATTTTTCTCAATGTGTTTTTTAGATATAAGTTAGCAAAATAACTTTAATATATAGTTATGTTGTGAATCAGATAATTTTTTACTGAAATATTTAAGAAAAATAATTAATTTTCCGTCAAGATTTTTTTTCCTTCAATAAAATATTTATTAAAAATTTATTCTTCCAATACTGATTAAGAATTTATATGCATGAATTGATGAACATGAAAGGGGTAGTTGGCATAAGATTTTGCCAAGTAATCTTGTCATTTTTGGAAGAATAATTAAGTATGCTATTGCAGCTATAGGTGTAAAAACATTCCACATTTATCATAAATCTTCCAAATAAATATACTGTTTCGATATTAGAGGAGTTTGATAGTGGCTAAGACTAGTCTGAATCAAGAGCAACAGGTTACTACTTCAGTACAAAGCGTAAGTGGCATGAGACAACTATCTACTATTTTGCTTCGCCGACGCTTTCTCATCTTCGGGGTTTCCTGCGTAGTCATGTCAGCTGCTAGCCTCTTGGCTATTATTTCTAAACCTACTTACCAGAGCAATATGCAGATATTGGTGAGTGCCAATTTATCTGAAGGAGCAAAGTCAAATAAAATCCCAGTAGGGGCAAATACTCAGGTTACTGATTCCAATTCTCAAGTTGTTAATTCTACGACTCAGATGAGACTAATGCTGAGTTCTAAATTGCTCCAGAAAGCTGTAGATTTACTTCATTCTGATTATCCTGATATTACCTTAGAAGATATCAATGGTCAAAAACAACCGAGCAAAAAAACTCCTTTGAAAGTGACCCCAGAAGAAGGAGGCATAGGAGCTAATAAAGTTTTTAATCAAGTATTTGAAGTTTCTTTTAATGATGACGATCCGGTGAAAGCACAAAGAGTACTTCAAGCTTTACAGAAAGTTTATCAAAATTACAATAAACAGCAACAAAAAGAACGTCTGAATCAGGGGATGGCTTTTGTAAATGCTCGTCTACCTGAGATAAAAAAAGAGGTAAGTAAAGCCGAGAAAAATTTGGAACAGTTTCGCAAGAAACATAAATTACTCGATCCCGAAATCCAAAGTAAAATTCTGCTAGAATCTCTAGCAGGTATTCAACAACAGTTACAAACCACTCGTGCTAACCTTCAAGATGTCAACGCTCGCTACAGTAATTTAGAGCAACAAATCGCATCTTCGTCACAGCAGAATGCACTAATTTCTTCTCGTTTAAATAAGTCAAACCGCTACCAAGCATTATTAAGTGAAATTCAAAAGACTGAACTAGCATTAGCTAAGGAGCGGCTGCGTTATACAGAAGATTACCCATCGGTACAAAAACTAAAGCAGCAACGTCAAAGTCAACTGTCGCTATTAAGAAAAGAGGTGACAGAGATTACTACTAGCAGTAATGGAGAACCACTATTAAAAGGTCAAATGCTAGGAGTTGAGCCAAAGCTAGTAGACGAGTTAATTCTGGTACAAACAACTGTCTTAGGACTAACTGCTAATGAAAAGAATCTAGCTGAATCAGAACAAAGACTTCGCTCCGAACTAAACACATACCCAAGCTTAATAGCAGAATACAGCCGTCTGTTGCCAAAGGTAGAAACTAGCCGCAAAACCCTTGAGCAACTGCTCCAAACACAACAGTTTTTGGGGCTAAAAATTGCTCAGGAAGGATATAACTGGCAAGTTTTGGCAGAACCTAATCTGGGTACTTATATGGGAAACAACAGATTATTGTTTTTGTTTGGGGGAGCCGTAATTAGCCCAATTTTAGGTATCTTATTAGCGCTGATTTTAGAAAAGTTTAATGACGCTATTTATTCTGCGGGAGATTTAAATAAATTAACGAATTTACGTGTACTAGGGTCAGTACCAAAACTACCATTGCGTAATGTGAAAAAGCGGCGGCTGGGACTGCCTTGGAATGGGCAAAGAAGGTCTAATACTTCTGTAATAGAAGCCACAACTAAATTGCCTGTCCATGAAACCCTGGACATGATCTATCAAAATATTCAAATATTAAAATATCCTTTGCCTTTTAAGTCTCTGATGTTTACTTCAGCCTTACCAGGGGAAGGGAAGACAACCTTAGTATTAGGGCTTGTGGCTAGCGCTACCCGGATGCATCGACGAGTATTAGTTATTGATGCTAATTTGCACAATCCAAGCTTGCACAAAATCTTAGAACTATCCAATGACTGGGGACTATCTCTATTATTAGTTGATGAGACAACTACTGATTTTCAAGATTACATCCAGCCCATTCACCCTTCCATTGATATTTTGACTGCTGGGCCGGAACCAGAAGACACGGTAAAGTTGCTCAGTTCTCAACGGATGAAAGAACTAATAAAATTGTTTGAGCAAAGTTACGATCTAGTACTGATAGATGCTCCACCTATTTTGGGCACAGTTGATGCCAGGATTGTAGCCTCTTTTTGTAATGGTATTGTAATGGTAGAGCGCATGGGAAAAGTGACTAAAACTGAACTGACTCAAGCTATAGAAATTTTGAGTAAGTTGAATTTAATTGGGATTATCGCTAATGAAGTGAGTGATTCTCAAAAGGTATTGGCATCGTAGATTAAAGACGCAAGGGGACATTGGGCATTGGAGGTGTTGGAAAAAGGGGAAAGGGAAATTCCATCCCTTTACCCCACTTCTGCAAGAAGGTTGTAGCATTTTACTTCCGTCCAATCAACAAATAAGTTGTCATCTTCCCTTTGTCTTTAACTTCGATTTCGCCTTGTTTTTCAAATAAAAATTCATTACACAAGCACTTATAAGTATCTTCTGAAACCTGGATTTTGCCAGCAACACCTTGGGATTCTATGCAGCTAGCGATGTTTACCGTGTCTCCCCAGATATTAGTAAACTTTTTGAGGTCGATTACTCTCGCCGCTACAGAACCAGTATGGATGCCGATATGGGTGCTGAAATTTTGATTGTTATCAGTATTAAATAGAGCGATCGCAGTTTGCATATCCAGTGCCATAAGAGCGATCGCTTGAGCATGATCTGGGCGGCGTGTGTGCAAGCCACCAACCACCATATAAGCATCGTTAATGGTCTTAATTCTCTTTAAACCATGTTGTTGAGTGAGGCGATCGAAAGCTGATAAAATTGGGTTGAGTAAGTTTACTAGTTGAATTGCACTTATAGAAGCAGCAATTTCTTTCAAGCCGACGATATCTGCAAATAAAACTGTGACATCAACAAATTCTTCAGAAATACTGGCTGGTTCTTCTTTCAGTTCTTTAGAAATTGCGGCTGGCAAAATATTCAATAATAAGCGTTCAGTTTCTTCCTGCTGATGACGCAACGCTTTTTCTGCGGCTAGTCGCTGGGTTACATTGCGAAAAATGCCACGAGTCGCAACTGGATGACCTTCAACAAATTTACAATTAATGTTACCTTCTAAAAAAATTGTTTGACCATCTTTAG encodes the following:
- a CDS encoding GumC family protein, which translates into the protein MAKTSLNQEQQVTTSVQSVSGMRQLSTILLRRRFLIFGVSCVVMSAASLLAIISKPTYQSNMQILVSANLSEGAKSNKIPVGANTQVTDSNSQVVNSTTQMRLMLSSKLLQKAVDLLHSDYPDITLEDINGQKQPSKKTPLKVTPEEGGIGANKVFNQVFEVSFNDDDPVKAQRVLQALQKVYQNYNKQQQKERLNQGMAFVNARLPEIKKEVSKAEKNLEQFRKKHKLLDPEIQSKILLESLAGIQQQLQTTRANLQDVNARYSNLEQQIASSSQQNALISSRLNKSNRYQALLSEIQKTELALAKERLRYTEDYPSVQKLKQQRQSQLSLLRKEVTEITTSSNGEPLLKGQMLGVEPKLVDELILVQTTVLGLTANEKNLAESEQRLRSELNTYPSLIAEYSRLLPKVETSRKTLEQLLQTQQFLGLKIAQEGYNWQVLAEPNLGTYMGNNRLLFLFGGAVISPILGILLALILEKFNDAIYSAGDLNKLTNLRVLGSVPKLPLRNVKKRRLGLPWNGQRRSNTSVIEATTKLPVHETLDMIYQNIQILKYPLPFKSLMFTSALPGEGKTTLVLGLVASATRMHRRVLVIDANLHNPSLHKILELSNDWGLSLLLVDETTTDFQDYIQPIHPSIDILTAGPEPEDTVKLLSSQRMKELIKLFEQSYDLVLIDAPPILGTVDARIVASFCNGIVMVERMGKVTKTELTQAIEILSKLNLIGIIANEVSDSQKVLAS